In Tessaracoccus flavus, the following are encoded in one genomic region:
- a CDS encoding IS1380 family transposase has product MKTTGSYPRVHVDTAKVTAVGQAGGILLTETIRAAGLDQALSEALTRWRKPLAVHDPGKIILDLAMSLVLGGEALSDVATLRAEPGIYGPVASDPTVSRLIATLAEDADKAIKAIAGARQQARARAWALAGQHAPDYETSAEDPVVIDLDASLITAHSEKQQAAATFKRGFGFHPLMAFADHGPEGTGEALVVHLRPGNAGSNTATDHITVTKAALAQLPEKNPRPGRRVLVRADGAGGTKEFTRWLATHRMAYSVGFTLPLDTSTLYQQIPDWVWVPALNADRQAREGADLADFTGLLTLDGWPPGMRVIVRRERPHPGAQLRFDDVDGYRLTAFATNTTTGTLQQLELRHRRRARCEDRIRIAKDTGLVNLPLHGFDQNRIWCQIVALASELQAWSGMLALAGHEARRWEPKRLRYRLYSIPATLARRARRVVLHLAEQSRWAELILDGIGRLRDLPAPAT; this is encoded by the coding sequence GTGAAGACTACCGGCTCGTATCCCAGGGTTCATGTCGATACCGCCAAGGTCACCGCGGTCGGCCAGGCCGGCGGGATCCTCCTGACCGAAACCATCCGCGCCGCCGGCCTCGACCAGGCCCTGTCCGAGGCACTGACCAGGTGGCGGAAACCGTTGGCAGTCCACGACCCGGGCAAGATCATCCTTGATCTGGCGATGTCGCTGGTGCTGGGCGGTGAAGCGTTGAGCGACGTCGCCACCCTGCGCGCCGAACCAGGCATCTACGGCCCGGTGGCGTCGGACCCGACCGTGTCCCGCCTCATCGCGACCCTGGCCGAGGACGCGGACAAGGCCATCAAGGCGATCGCCGGAGCCAGGCAGCAGGCCCGCGCCAGGGCCTGGGCGCTGGCCGGTCAGCATGCCCCCGACTATGAAACCAGCGCCGAGGATCCTGTGGTGATCGATCTCGACGCGTCGCTGATCACCGCTCATTCGGAGAAGCAGCAGGCGGCTGCGACGTTCAAACGAGGCTTCGGATTCCACCCGTTGATGGCGTTCGCCGACCACGGCCCCGAGGGCACCGGCGAAGCCCTGGTGGTCCACCTACGCCCGGGCAATGCCGGCTCGAACACCGCGACCGATCACATCACCGTCACCAAGGCCGCCCTCGCGCAGCTCCCCGAGAAGAATCCCCGGCCGGGCCGCAGGGTCCTGGTCCGCGCCGACGGCGCCGGCGGCACGAAAGAGTTCACCCGGTGGCTCGCGACTCATCGGATGGCGTATTCGGTGGGATTCACTCTCCCGCTCGACACCAGCACCCTCTACCAGCAGATCCCCGACTGGGTCTGGGTCCCCGCCCTCAACGCCGACCGCCAGGCGCGGGAAGGGGCGGATCTGGCCGACTTCACCGGACTGCTCACCCTCGACGGTTGGCCTCCCGGGATGCGGGTCATCGTCCGCCGGGAACGGCCCCACCCCGGCGCACAACTCCGCTTCGACGACGTCGACGGCTACCGACTCACCGCCTTCGCCACCAACACCACCACCGGCACCCTCCAGCAGCTGGAGCTCAGGCATCGTCGCCGCGCCCGCTGCGAAGACCGGATCCGGATCGCGAAAGACACCGGACTAGTAAACCTGCCCCTCCACGGCTTCGACCAGAACCGGATCTGGTGCCAGATCGTGGCGCTGGCCTCCGAGTTGCAGGCCTGGAGCGGGATGCTCGCGTTGGCCGGTCACGAAGCCCGCCGTTGGGAACCGAAACGGTTGCGCTACCGCCTCTACAGCATCCCCGCGACCTTGGCCCGCCGCGCTCGCCGGGTCGTGCTACATCTGGCTGAACAGTCCCGCTGGGCCGAGTTGATCCTCGACGGCATCGGCCGGCTCCGCGACCTCCCAGCACCAGCTACCTGA
- a CDS encoding DNA-binding response regulator: MQFFKGAYARRGINLERHFHPEPLLVTDLDLLSFDITAHLSLYKTIGEAKSGTGKSAPKPLDRAIWIAGLKRLVDADAALVITALRPSTRVRDTVRSLGVTAMSVDDLTQWENTHLNEDLDDVGSQGPGALFADARTRKSVKGEPKLERIYWFLRSEVWFLEAFQAAKRLIGALCELRDFWTPGIEDDQAAALRWMYAETLSILTLQLVALVGRYQGSNSGEWPGYARDRLAEGAIPANNQRALAAAFDTYLAHILGELRAPAIMSVETMGAFNPTPPEWANELIELIARLEGFPGLAELPRQTDLVITERLVRRRKEGTKAVAAVSVREPEEFARMRRQIAAFLRGSVGLPEAVDKALST, translated from the coding sequence ATGCAGTTTTTCAAGGGCGCCTACGCACGGCGGGGCATCAACTTGGAGCGCCACTTCCATCCCGAGCCACTCCTGGTGACTGACTTGGACCTGCTGTCGTTCGACATCACCGCTCATCTGTCCTTATACAAGACCATTGGTGAGGCGAAGAGCGGCACCGGAAAGAGCGCTCCAAAGCCGCTTGACCGAGCCATCTGGATCGCGGGGCTGAAACGGTTGGTTGACGCTGACGCTGCCTTGGTCATCACGGCTTTGCGGCCATCCACACGGGTACGTGATACGGTCCGCAGCCTTGGCGTCACGGCTATGAGCGTAGATGACCTCACCCAGTGGGAAAACACCCACCTAAATGAAGATCTCGACGATGTAGGTTCGCAGGGTCCGGGTGCTCTCTTCGCCGATGCACGTACTCGCAAGAGCGTGAAGGGAGAACCGAAGCTGGAGCGCATCTATTGGTTTCTCCGTTCGGAGGTCTGGTTCCTTGAAGCTTTTCAGGCTGCCAAGCGTCTTATCGGCGCACTCTGTGAACTACGGGACTTCTGGACTCCCGGAATTGAAGATGACCAAGCCGCAGCTTTGCGCTGGATGTACGCGGAAACGCTCTCCATTCTGACCCTCCAGTTGGTCGCTCTAGTGGGCCGGTACCAAGGTTCCAACAGTGGAGAATGGCCGGGTTACGCGAGAGATCGACTCGCAGAAGGAGCTATCCCCGCCAACAATCAACGCGCCCTCGCGGCCGCCTTCGACACATACTTGGCCCACATACTCGGTGAGCTTAGAGCTCCGGCCATCATGAGTGTTGAGACTATGGGCGCTTTCAATCCGACGCCCCCGGAATGGGCCAATGAGCTCATTGAGCTGATCGCACGGCTCGAAGGGTTTCCGGGCTTGGCGGAGCTTCCCAGGCAGACGGACCTAGTCATTACTGAGCGCCTCGTCCGGCGCCGAAAGGAGGGAACGAAGGCGGTTGCTGCCGTCAGCGTGCGCGAGCCCGAGGAATTTGCTCGGATGCGTCGACAGATCGCAGCATTTCTTCGTGGCTCAGTGGGACTGCCGGAAGCGGTTGACAAGGCCCTCAGTACTTAA